Proteins encoded by one window of Manihot esculenta cultivar AM560-2 chromosome 10, M.esculenta_v8, whole genome shotgun sequence:
- the LOC122724889 gene encoding anthocyanidin 3-O-glucosyltransferase 2-like → MDKAQLVFVPTPGMGHLISAVELAKLLLSRDYRLSITVLIIDIPLLNSKLHNYLESLQDSSFVLSNRLRFIELPKDDPELSNFHSFFERQKPSVKEVVLKLTQAESNADSPRLVGFVLDMFCTPMMDLADEFGIPSYIFFASGAAFLELMLYVQKIHDDENFNPIEFKDSHTELIVPSLVNPFPTRILPSPILNKERFGQLLVLARKFRQAKGIIVNTFLELESSAIESFKVPPLYHVGPILEVKSDGTNTHPEIMQWRDDQPAGSVVFLCFGSMGSFSKDQLKEIAYALENSGHRFLWSIRRPPPPDKIASPTDYEDPREVLPEGFLERTVAVGKVIGWAPQVAVLAHPAIGGFVSHCGWNSVLESLWFGVPIATWPMYAEQQFNAFEMVVELGLAVEIDMGYRKESGLIVNSDKIERAIRNLMENSDEKRKKVTEMREKSKTALIDGGSSFISLGDFIKDAMEG, encoded by the coding sequence ATGGACAAAGCACAGCTTGTGTTCGTCCCCACACCAGGCATGGGCCACCTTATATCTGCAGTGGAGCTAGCGAAGCTTCTTCTCAGCCGCGATTACCGCCTCTCCATCACCGTTCTCATCATTGATATTCCTCTTTTAAACTCCAAGCTCCACAACTACCTTGAATCCCTGCAGGATTCCTCGTTCGTTTTGTCTAATCGTCTTCGATTCATTGAACTACCAAAAGATGATCCTGAATTATCAAATTTTCATTCTTTCTTTGAAAGGCAGAAACCCAGTGTCAAAGAAGTTGTGTTGAAGCTCACTCAGGCTGAATCAAATGCCGACTCACCTCGGCTTGTGGGTTTTGTTCTTGATATGTTCTGTACGCCGATGATGGATTTGGCTGATGAGTTTGGAATTCCATCTTATATTTTCTTTGCATCAGGCGCAGCCTTTCTTGAGTTGATGCTTTATGTACAGAAAATTCATGATGACGAGAATTTTAACCCGATTGAGTTCAAGGACTCGCATACTGAGTTAATAGTGCCGAGTTTGGTGAACCCATTTCCGACTAGGATTTTGCCTTCTCCGATCTTAAATAAAGAGCGGTTTGGTCAGTTACTTGTCCTCGCAAGGAAGTTCAGACAAGCTAAGGGTATCATAGTAAATACATTTTTAGAGTTAGAATCTAGTGCGATCGAGTCCTTTAAAGTGCCTCCATTGTATCATGTGGGACCCATTTTGGAAGTGAAATCAGACGGAACAAACACTCACCCAGAAATCATGCAATGGCGTGATGATCAACCGGCAGGATCAGTAGTGTTCCTATGCTTCGGGAGCATGGGAAGTTTTAGTAAGGATCAGTTGAAAGAGATTGCCTATGCGTTAGAGAATAGTGGCCATCGGTTTTTATGGTCCATTCGCCGGCCGCCACCTCCAGATAAAATAGCGTCTCCTACTGACTACGAAGATCCACGAGAGGTCTTGCCTGAAGGATTTTTAGAACGAACAGTTGCTGTCGGAAAGGTAATAGGCTGGGCTCCACAAGTTGCTGTGTTGGCTCATCCAGCCATCGGAGGTTTTGTGTCGCATTGTGGGTGGAACTCTGTGCTGGAGAGTCTCTGGTTTGGTGTTCCGATTGCCACGTGGCCTATGTATGCAGAGCAACAGTTTAACGCGTTTGAAATGGTGGTGGAGCTGGGATTGGCCGTGGAAATTGATATGGGTTATAGGAAAGAGAGTGGATTAATTGTGAATTCTGATAAAATAGAGAGAGCGATAAGGAATTTGATGGAGAACAGTgatgaaaaaaggaaaaaggtgaCGGAAATGCGTGAGAAGAGCAAAACGGCCTTGATCGACGGTGGATCTTCATTTATTTCGTTAGGCGATTTTATAAAAGATGCTATGGAGGGATAA